In the genome of Mucisphaera calidilacus, one region contains:
- a CDS encoding gamma-glutamyl-gamma-aminobutyrate hydrolase family protein, protein MKPIIGITTDNQNNTLESGNYETAIAYVQSVDQAGGIPVILPHIVDAIPDYLRVCHAIVLTGGGDPAMEALGETTDPRTTTMDPTRQAFEFALLQHLDQTDLPTLGVCLGMQLMSLHNGGRIFQRIEDVVPLPQRHDKNYQHPVLFENTCPWLPERDDLVTSSHRQAVRDPGSLEIVARAEDTLIEAVQRPGDRFYLGVQWHPERGNEAPLNRGLFKQLVAAATR, encoded by the coding sequence ATGAAACCCATCATCGGCATCACCACCGACAATCAGAACAACACCCTCGAATCCGGCAACTACGAGACCGCCATCGCCTACGTCCAGTCCGTCGATCAGGCCGGCGGCATCCCGGTCATCCTCCCCCACATCGTCGACGCCATCCCCGACTACCTCCGCGTCTGCCACGCCATCGTCCTAACCGGCGGCGGCGACCCCGCCATGGAAGCCCTCGGCGAGACCACCGACCCACGCACCACCACCATGGACCCCACCCGCCAGGCTTTCGAGTTCGCCCTGCTCCAGCACCTCGACCAGACCGATCTGCCCACCCTAGGCGTCTGCCTCGGCATGCAGCTCATGTCCCTCCACAACGGCGGCCGGATCTTCCAACGCATCGAGGACGTCGTCCCCCTCCCCCAGCGACACGACAAGAACTACCAGCACCCCGTCCTCTTCGAAAATACCTGCCCCTGGCTGCCCGAACGCGACGACCTCGTCACCTCCAGCCACCGACAAGCCGTCCGCGACCCCGGTTCGCTAGAGATCGTCGCCCGCGCCGAAGACACGCTCATCGAAGCCGTCCAGCGCCCAGGCGACCGCTTCTACCTCGGCGTTCAGTGGCACCCCGAACGCGGCAACGAAGCACCCCTCAACCGCGGACTCTTCAAACAACTCGTCGCCGCCGCCACACGCTGA
- the thrC gene encoding threonine synthase — MKYISTRGQAPALGFEETMLAGLATDGGLYVPESWPTLSAETIRGFRGQRYQDVAFAVMRPFVAGEISDEDLRGIIEGAYGRFRHRAVCPLVQVGPDEHVMELFHGPTLAFKDVAMQVLGRMYDLVLERRDDRITIVGATSGDTGSAAIEAIRGRSRASIFIMHPHGRTSDVQRKQMTTVRGPGAENVHNVAIEGTFDDCQNLLKAMFNDAPFREEIRLSGVNSINWARVMPQVVYYVTSAVSLGAPDREVAFSVPTGNFGDIFAGYIAKQMGLPIRRLIVASNSNDILTRALTRGDHTLGEVVPTMSPSMDIQISSNFERLLFDLYGRDGAVVSDLMAKLKSDGGFGIESARLDPIRDLFAAGRVDEATTLETIKAVHDETDGYLIDPHTAVGVRAAREVMAGLHAEGVPVVTLATAHPAKFPDAVSQATGVKPPLPEHLQDLYEREEKYAVLGNDLTAVEGHIRAELAR, encoded by the coding sequence ATGAAGTACATCAGCACGCGTGGGCAGGCCCCTGCCCTGGGTTTTGAAGAGACGATGCTTGCCGGTCTGGCGACCGATGGCGGGCTGTACGTGCCGGAGTCGTGGCCGACGTTGAGCGCGGAGACGATCCGCGGGTTTCGGGGCCAGCGTTATCAGGACGTGGCGTTCGCGGTGATGCGGCCTTTCGTGGCGGGGGAGATCAGCGATGAGGACCTGCGGGGCATCATCGAGGGCGCGTACGGCCGGTTTCGGCACCGGGCGGTCTGTCCGCTGGTGCAGGTGGGCCCGGACGAGCACGTAATGGAGCTTTTTCACGGGCCGACGCTGGCGTTCAAGGACGTGGCGATGCAGGTTCTCGGGCGGATGTATGACCTGGTGCTGGAGCGTCGTGACGACCGGATCACGATCGTGGGGGCGACGAGCGGCGACACGGGCTCGGCGGCGATCGAGGCGATCCGGGGTCGGAGCCGGGCGAGCATCTTCATCATGCACCCGCACGGCCGAACGAGCGACGTGCAGCGCAAGCAGATGACGACGGTGCGCGGGCCGGGTGCGGAGAACGTGCACAACGTCGCGATCGAGGGGACCTTTGACGACTGCCAGAACCTGCTCAAGGCGATGTTCAATGACGCGCCGTTCCGTGAGGAAATCCGGCTGTCGGGCGTGAACAGCATCAACTGGGCGCGGGTGATGCCTCAGGTGGTCTATTACGTGACGAGCGCCGTGAGTCTTGGTGCTCCGGATCGTGAGGTGGCCTTCAGTGTGCCGACGGGGAACTTCGGCGACATTTTTGCGGGCTACATCGCTAAGCAGATGGGGCTGCCTATCCGGCGGCTGATCGTGGCGTCGAACAGCAACGACATCCTGACGCGGGCGTTGACGCGGGGCGATCACACGCTGGGCGAGGTGGTGCCGACGATGTCGCCTTCGATGGATATCCAGATCAGTTCGAACTTCGAGCGTCTGCTGTTTGATCTGTACGGGCGTGACGGTGCGGTGGTGTCGGACCTGATGGCGAAGCTGAAGTCGGATGGCGGGTTCGGGATCGAGTCGGCGCGGCTGGACCCGATTCGGGATCTGTTCGCGGCGGGGCGGGTGGACGAGGCGACGACGCTCGAGACGATCAAGGCGGTGCATGATGAGACGGACGGGTACCTGATCGATCCGCACACGGCGGTGGGTGTTCGCGCGGCGCGTGAGGTGATGGCGGGTCTGCACGCGGAGGGCGTGCCGGTGGTGACGCTGGCGACGGCGCACCCGGCGAAGTTCCCGGACGCGGTATCGCAGGCGACGGGTGTGAAGCCGCCGCTGCCGGAGCATCTTCAGGATCTGTATGAGCGTGAGGAGAAGTACGCGGTGCTGGGGAACGATCTGACGGCGGTGGAGGGGCATATTCGGGCGGAATTGGCGAGGTAG
- a CDS encoding PadR family transcriptional regulator: MDNKDLIKGTVTPIVLALLREQPRYGYEIVKVVNSRTNGRFEWKEGTLYPTLHRLEAEKLIKAEWRDADTGKRRKYYLLTRRGETELAKRKEAWTAFSEAVSMFLIGG, from the coding sequence ATGGACAACAAGGATCTGATCAAGGGGACGGTGACGCCGATCGTGCTGGCGCTGCTGCGGGAGCAGCCGAGGTACGGGTACGAGATCGTGAAGGTGGTGAACTCACGGACGAATGGTCGGTTTGAGTGGAAAGAGGGAACGCTCTACCCGACGCTGCATCGGCTGGAGGCGGAGAAGCTGATCAAGGCGGAGTGGCGTGATGCGGATACGGGCAAGCGACGGAAGTATTACCTGCTGACGCGTCGTGGCGAGACGGAGCTGGCCAAGCGTAAGGAGGCATGGACGGCGTTTTCCGAGGCTGTAAGCATGTTTCTGATCGGGGGTTGA
- a CDS encoding permease prefix domain 1-containing protein: protein MSGFRDLVQRVTQRLGVDRELRMEVASELEDHLEDSEAEFLRAGESPEQARDSAVRAFGDEAEIAEGLWEANRGRMKWRSVMTWTVRMTLMPAAVLLMIIVLGRMSLQTAMDYEAYLRNPDQTPWAMRLMYGLSDSGMSEEAHLIVFGDLDADSEIARERAIWERFPDDPMYYANYVSRALLGNGYRTADEMTLQTEVDGRTMASIMARGREVDPENGMYDYLEAVLLVREAVTIEGDESLAKEMVRSGQRVKMTPSKIIVHDPALMARAEAMIREGTEKPYATLYPMAMEEHRQSLLPEPQTFFGVYLRMTRGIQVLLPALSQQRQLARFLQGRALQHAQAGEAEQALACVPLIERIAQQQAQESRCAIELLVAYSIQETANWSRILVYELAGDDERAISAREILDEHWAFYDGIKAESGHDLSSKISQAGITMASMIPAIPGYETDFGAWRKIEYAVLDQMALGFGLLGVNVLVLCLSCFSLLRLWRAHDREGRPTLLWIGWRRIILVLGLGLVAPLAVMMLWWLSPWSSRTYGLNESLTWVWGDYLLLICAMVMCFGGVMAWCLHERGRELGMVVPQRFAKWSLLPGVVMLGLLLLYRLSMGDWTSSHEPDEAFVMWLGLLLLAGSAVVAWVGGLWWWMNAGLTEVLLGGVLARVLIPPIVCTILMWIGLSFLYPGTLGAPSMSEFVLASLAYSLPGLAIGFLWVVVWLTSPRLDLGLFAGSVLRSLGPVVAACAVVVTLIVGPWLMWREASLAGQIASQGLLFGQEVERSDLWKLKERLIEEDRGDSSTAGRRFQR from the coding sequence ATGAGCGGGTTTCGCGATCTGGTGCAGCGGGTGACGCAGCGGCTGGGGGTGGATCGAGAGCTGCGGATGGAGGTGGCCAGCGAGCTTGAGGATCATCTCGAGGACTCGGAAGCTGAGTTTCTGCGGGCGGGTGAGTCGCCCGAGCAGGCGCGAGACAGTGCCGTTCGAGCGTTCGGGGATGAGGCGGAGATCGCGGAGGGGTTGTGGGAAGCGAACCGGGGACGGATGAAGTGGCGGTCGGTCATGACCTGGACGGTGCGTATGACGCTGATGCCGGCGGCGGTGTTGTTGATGATCATCGTGTTGGGGCGAATGTCTCTCCAGACCGCAATGGACTATGAGGCGTATCTGCGTAATCCGGATCAGACGCCTTGGGCGATGCGCCTGATGTACGGCTTATCCGATTCCGGGATGAGCGAGGAAGCACACCTGATTGTGTTTGGGGATCTTGATGCCGACAGCGAGATTGCTCGTGAGCGTGCGATCTGGGAGCGGTTTCCTGATGACCCGATGTATTACGCGAACTATGTGAGTCGGGCACTCCTGGGCAATGGCTATCGAACTGCCGATGAGATGACGCTGCAGACGGAGGTTGATGGCCGGACGATGGCGTCGATTATGGCCAGAGGGCGTGAGGTCGATCCCGAGAACGGGATGTATGACTACCTGGAAGCGGTGTTGTTGGTGCGTGAGGCGGTGACGATCGAAGGAGACGAGTCGCTGGCGAAAGAGATGGTGCGTTCTGGCCAGAGGGTCAAGATGACACCGTCCAAGATCATAGTGCATGATCCCGCGTTGATGGCGCGGGCTGAGGCGATGATCCGGGAAGGTACAGAGAAGCCGTATGCGACGCTCTACCCGATGGCTATGGAGGAGCATCGGCAGAGCCTGTTGCCTGAACCGCAGACATTCTTTGGTGTCTATCTGCGCATGACACGGGGCATCCAGGTCCTGCTTCCGGCCCTGAGCCAGCAACGACAACTGGCGCGGTTTCTGCAGGGGCGGGCGTTGCAGCACGCTCAGGCCGGAGAGGCCGAGCAGGCGCTGGCGTGCGTGCCGCTCATCGAACGAATTGCTCAACAGCAGGCGCAGGAATCGAGGTGTGCGATCGAGTTGCTGGTGGCGTATTCGATCCAAGAGACTGCAAACTGGTCGCGCATTCTGGTCTATGAGCTTGCAGGCGATGACGAGCGAGCCATCTCTGCGCGGGAGATACTGGATGAGCATTGGGCTTTTTACGACGGCATCAAGGCTGAGAGTGGTCACGATTTATCCAGCAAGATTTCGCAGGCTGGCATCACGATGGCTTCGATGATCCCGGCCATCCCGGGGTACGAGACGGACTTTGGGGCCTGGCGGAAGATCGAGTATGCGGTGCTGGATCAGATGGCTCTGGGCTTCGGGCTTCTGGGTGTGAACGTCCTGGTGTTGTGCCTGAGCTGTTTCAGTCTGTTGCGGCTGTGGCGTGCTCACGACAGGGAAGGCCGTCCGACGCTGCTCTGGATAGGGTGGCGTCGGATTATTCTGGTGTTGGGCCTTGGGCTGGTCGCTCCGCTCGCGGTGATGATGCTGTGGTGGCTGAGCCCGTGGTCAAGTCGAACGTATGGTCTGAATGAGTCGCTGACGTGGGTGTGGGGTGATTATCTGCTGCTGATCTGCGCGATGGTGATGTGCTTCGGTGGTGTGATGGCGTGGTGTCTGCATGAGCGAGGACGCGAACTTGGCATGGTAGTGCCGCAGCGGTTTGCTAAGTGGAGCCTGCTGCCCGGCGTCGTGATGCTGGGGCTGCTGCTGTTGTATCGGCTGAGTATGGGGGACTGGACGTCCTCCCATGAGCCTGACGAGGCATTCGTGATGTGGCTGGGGCTGCTGCTGCTTGCTGGTAGTGCGGTAGTCGCCTGGGTCGGTGGGCTCTGGTGGTGGATGAATGCCGGCCTCACAGAAGTACTTCTCGGTGGTGTGTTGGCCCGTGTTCTGATCCCGCCGATTGTGTGCACAATCCTCATGTGGATCGGTCTGAGTTTTCTGTATCCCGGGACTTTGGGCGCTCCATCCATGTCTGAGTTCGTGCTCGCGAGTTTGGCGTACAGCCTGCCTGGCCTGGCGATTGGGTTTCTCTGGGTGGTGGTGTGGCTGACGTCGCCTCGGCTGGATCTTGGGTTGTTTGCGGGATCGGTTCTGAGGTCGCTGGGCCCGGTCGTTGCGGCGTGTGCTGTTGTGGTCACACTTATCGTGGGGCCGTGGCTGATGTGGCGAGAGGCGTCGCTGGCGGGTCAGATTGCGAGTCAGGGGCTGTTGTTTGGACAAGAGGTGGAGCGATCGGATCTCTGGAAACTCAAGGAGCGACTGATCGAGGAAGATAGGGGCGATTCAAGCACGGCTGGCAGGCGTTTTCAGCGATGA